A region of Stigmatopora nigra isolate UIUO_SnigA chromosome 6, RoL_Snig_1.1, whole genome shotgun sequence DNA encodes the following proteins:
- the chrna6 gene encoding neuronal acetylcholine receptor subunit alpha-6, giving the protein MHLLLKWTLLLLGGFVIQDCIAFKAEDRLFRTLFRRYNQFIRPVENVSDPVTVEFEVSISQLVKVDEVNQIMETNLWLRHIWNDYKLRWMPDEFDGIEFIRVPSKKIWRPDIVLYNNAVGDFLVEDKTKALLKFDGTITWIPPAIFKSSCPMDITYFPFDYQNCSMKFGSWTYDKAKIDLVLIGSKVNLKDFWESGEWEIIDAPGYKHDIKYNCCEEIYPDITYSFYIRRLPLFYTINLIIPCLLISFLTVLVFYLPSDCGEKVTLCISVLLSLTVFLLVITETIPSTSLVIPLIGEYLLFTMIFVTLSIVITVFVLNVHYRTPMTHTMPGWVRSVFLKVLPRVMLMRRPTVEGNKAGGLENSGEAGGAGGGGGGGGTKRRVNSAQQVGVGSLNCLEFGDSTLSSMDGCGGKNCPCPCQHEKESPESTTTGKTTCQLSPESMNSAVAFSVVSPEIKQAIESVKYIAENMRSQNKAKEVEDDWKYVAMVIDRIFLWVFVTVCVLGTVGLFLQPLFGFVS; this is encoded by the exons ATGCATCTACTTCTAAAATGGACTTTGCTTCTACTTGGAGGTTTTGTGATACAAG ACTGCATTGCATTCAAAGCAGAAGACCGGCTTTTCAGAACTCTTTTCAGGAGGTACAACCAGTTCATCAGACCAGTGGAGAATGTCTCAGACCCTGTCACAGTGGAATTTGAAGTCTCCATCTCACAACTTGTCAAAGTT GATGAGGTCAATCAGATCATGGAAACAAATTTGTGGCTCAGGCAT aTCTGGAATGATTATAAATTGCGATGGATGCCGGATGAGTTTGATGGAATTGAGTTTATTAGAGTTCCATCAAAGAAGATCTGGAGACCTGACATTGTTCTCTACAACAA TGCTGTCGGAGACTTTCTAGTGGAGGATAAAACGAAGGCACTACTCAAGTTTGATGGTACCATAACCTGGATTCCTCCTGCGATTTTCAAATCCTCGTGCCCTATGGACATTACCTACTTCCCTTTTGACTATCAAAACTGCTCAATGAAGTTTGGCTCATGGACTTATGATAAAGCCAAGATTGACCTGGTACTGATTGGGTCTAAG GTTAACCTCAAAGATTTCTGGGAGAGTGGCGAGTGGGAGATCATTGATGCTCCAGGTTACAAACACGACATCAAGTACAACTGCTGTGAGGAAATCTACCCGGACATCACTTACTCCTTCTACATCCGTCGGTTGCCTCTCTTCTACACCATCAACCTCATCATCCCCTGCCTCCTCATCTCTTTCCTCACAGTGCTGGTTTTCTATCTCCCATCTGACTGTGGAGAGAAGGTCACGCTCTGTATCTCCGTCCTGCTCTCCCTCACTGTCTTTCTACTGGTTATCACTGAAACCATCCCCTCCACATCTCTGGTCATTCCGCTGATTGGAGAGTATCTACTCTTCACCATGATCTTCGTAACACTCAGCATTGTCATTACGGTTTTCGTCTTAAATGTGCACTACCGCACGCCCATGACCCACACAATGCCAGGTTGGGTGCGGTCAGTGTTTCTCAAAGTACTGCCGAGGGTTATGTTGATGCGGAGACCAACTGTTGAAGGCAACAAGGCTGGAGGGTTGGAGAACAGTGGGGAGGCAGGAGGAgctggagggggaggaggaggcggaggaacGAAAAGGAGGGTTAACTCGGCTCAG CAGGTAGGAGTGGGTTCTCTAAACTGCTTGGAGTTTGGAGACAGTACATTGTCCTCCATGGATGGCTGTGGTGGGAAAAATTGCCCTTGTCCCTGCCAGCATGAAAAGGAAAGTCCTGAATCAACAACAACTGGGAAAACGACATGTCAACTAAGTCCGGAAAGCATGAATTCAGCAGTGGCCTTTTCTGTGGTGTCACCTGAGATAAAGCAAGCTATCGAGAGTGTTAAGTACATTGCTGAGAACATGAGGAGCCAAAACAAAGCCAAGGAG GTAGAAGACGACTGGAAATATGTTGCCATGGTGATAGACAGAATATTCCTTTGGGTGTTTGTGACCGTGTGTGTCCTCGGGACAGTGGGCCTCTTCCTTCAACCCCTTTTTGGATTTGTATCATAA